A genomic region of Haemorhous mexicanus isolate bHaeMex1 chromosome 14, bHaeMex1.pri, whole genome shotgun sequence contains the following coding sequences:
- the RADX gene encoding RPA-related protein RADX isoform X2 — MTAGSRGRPRQRPGPRLSPGKGGQDAVMQDPTSEPAEESREAASAEGGGAFCLQRVFEEVQGSSQLSAAPAEPPAVTVVAVERYLAQAPPAASPQYWYDLTLADGARWHRCHLAPRLNGLVQRARLRAGTRLRLTRCSYRYDERRLNRGFFCLEGLEREGGTGTAAADIPPDGHRPLQPLRGDNRHYLPLWNNEDPYGDVWVPDRPPVQVDVDVSKLTNLGHLEMTWRSRVHFHPLLVRILHKSRLRYYGKPEKKMDMPYQAYFEVADGSGMMSMVLWNSLCPEWYHSMKVGTVLLLAKYAIKSSYPFKTHPTPGDSQMKRFATIEICLNVRDPPTEISIIPEEMVKPEWGLPEVKYRFITRSELDDLPHNHSCDVIGLVTFVGRAERARKREHSEDFWLYRWAHAIDGTSDQPFILELFATSQPDVFERIHPMTYLVCTQMRVMTENPSRTVYLTTSNESQIFITGWHKGQPYTKDAKVKNFIQWTKSQSEADQIKKTVIGGYYPFPRPPDSFLKYCKNNEVESVLKPIGEIGKEIEDLHYREHKRIAVQGIISAIRYISCSNAAEEASGGELVQKDTSQSLGSSSVSKEDYVDKGKNEEVKSFLGPPCTPEEHHQAPLSKRSSVKRKTSRRFRRDAEHLDEYQHGHSVQDKNGQAVSDSLQYCTDQEGVNNIAETEEPGRTCGSWQSDLWAQVKDKLLNYFHHSKIFPESIPCKFDYVHKDLLMQQYNLHAAVHQPVEARTDKNINEFKSPNGLGYYEVTVLGINHDIAIDVAFLPLFSPDNSHLFQLEDIQNDTLLSCMSCISACQQKATSSGRLGGTFPLSDEIVKAAKELDGKHVICILDMCHLGDDKVEVFLNKIYKTVEPGVLDPV, encoded by the exons ATGACAGCGGGAAGCCGCGGCCGCCCCCGGCAGCGCCCCGGACCGCGGCTCTCGCCCGGGAAGGGCGGCCAGGACGCTGTCATGCAGGACCCTACCTCGGAACCCGCCGAGGAGAGCCGGGAGGCAGCCTCGGCGGAGGGCGGCGGGGCCTTCTGTCTGCAGAGGGTGTTTGAGGAGGTGCAGGGCTCCTCGCAGCTGAGCGCGGCGCCCGCGGAGCCGCCGGCCGTGACGGTGGTGGCGGTGGAGCGGTACCTGGCGCAAGCGCCGCCCGCCGCCTCCCCCCAGTACTGGTACGACCTGACGCTGGCGGACGGCGCGCGCTGGCACCGCTGCCACCTCGCGCCGCGCCTCAACGGGCTCGTGCAGCGCGCGCGCCTGCGGGCGGGCACGCGCCTCCGCCTGACGCGCTGCTCGTACCGCTACGACGAGAGGCGCCTGAACCGCGGCTTCTTctgcctggaggggctggagcgggaggggggcaccggcaccgccgCCGCGGACATCCCGCCCGACGGGCACcgccctctccagcccctccgCGGGGACAATAGGCACTACCTGCCGCTCTGGAACAACGAGGATCCCTATGGAGACGTGTGGGTACCGGACAGGCCCCCGGTGCAGGTGGATGTGGATG TCTCCAAACTGACTAATCTTGGTCATCTGGAAATGACATGGAGAAGCAGAGTGCATTTCCATCCACTTCTTGTGAGAATCCTGCACAAATCTAGACTAAGGTACTAtggaaaaccagagaaaaaaatggataTGCCTTATCAG GCTTACTTTGAAGTTGCTGATGGCTCAGGCATGATGTCAATGGTTTTGTGGAATTCTCTGTGTCCTGAATGGTATCACAGTATGAAGGTTGGCACAGTGCTGCTCCTTGCCAAGTATGCCATCAAATCCAGTTACCCGTTCAAAACACACCCCACCCCAGGGGATTCACAGATGAAGAGATTTGCTACAATTG aaATTTGCCTTAATGTTCGAGATCCTCCTACCGAAATAAGTATTATTCCAGAAGAAATGGTTAAGCCAGAGTGGGGATTACCTGAAGTTAAATACAGGTTTATCACAAG GTCAGAGCTGGATGACTTACCACACAATCATTCCTGTGATGTTATTGGTCTTGTGACATTTGTCGGAAGGGCTGAGCGagccaggaaaagag AACACAGCGAAGATTTCTGGCTGTATCGTTGGGCACATGCCATTGATGGGACCTCAGACCAGCCGTTCATACTGGAATTGTTTGCAACTTCTCAGCCAGATGTGTTTGAGCGTATTCATCCAA tgacATACTTGGTGTGCACACAGATGAGAGTGATGACTGAGAATCCTTCCAGGACAGTTTACCTTACAACTTCAAATGAAAGTCAAATATTCATTACAG GGTGGCACAAGGGCCAGCCATATACCAAGGATGCCAAAGTGAAAAACTTCATTCAGTGGACCAAATCACAAAGTGAAGCTGatcaaataaagaaaactgtCATCGGTGGCTATTACCCTTTTCCACGACCTCCTGATAGCTTTTTGAAATATTGTAAAAACAATGAAG TTGAATCAGTTTTGAAACCCATAGGTGAAATAGGGAAAGAGATTGAAGACCTGCACTACAGAGAACACAAGCGAATTGCTGTTCAGGGAATAATTAGTGCCATAAGATACATCAGCTGTAGCAATGCAGCAGAAGAAGCCTCAGGAGGGGAATTGGTCCAG AAAGATACCTCTCAGTCTCTTGGAAGTTCTTCTGTGTCCAAAGAAGACTATGTtgacaagggaaaaaatgaagaagttAAATCTTTTCTGGGGCCACCCTGCACTCCTGAGGAACATCACCAAGCTCCGCTGTCAAAGAGGAGTTCAGTCAAGAGAAAAACATCACGCAGATTCAGAAGAGATGCAGAACA ctTAGATGAATATCAGCATGGACATTCTGTGCAAGATAAAAATGGACAGGCTGTGTCAGACAGTTTGCAGTATTGCACAG ATCAAGAAGGAGTGAATAATATAGCTGAAACTGAAGAGCCTGGAAGAACTTGTGGTTCCTGGCAGAGTGACCTGTGGGCACAAGTGAAAGACAAGTTATTGAATTATTTTCATCACAGCAAAATTTTCCCAGAAAGTATCCCATGTAAATTTGATTATGTGCACAAAGACTTACTTATGCAACAGTACAACCTTCATGCTGCAGTGCACCAGCCAGTAGAAGCCAGAACAGATAAAAACATCAATGAGTTTAAAAGTCCTAATGGCCTTGGATATTATGAAGTGACAGTTCTGG GTATAAACCATGACATAGCAATAGATGTTGCTTTTCTTCCACTGTTTTCCCCTGACAATTCCCACTTGTTTCAACTGGAAGACATTCAGAATGATACATTATTGTCTTGTATGAGTTGTATCTCTGCATGCCAGCAGAAGGCCACCAGCAGTGGGAGGCTTGGTGGCACGTTTCCTCTTTCAG ATGAAATTGTAAAAGCAGCGAAGGAGCTCGATGGCAAACATGTTATCTGCATCTTGGACATGTGTCACTTGGGTGATGACAAGGTGGAAGTCTTTCTGAACAAAATCTACAAGACAGTGGAACCAGGTGTGCTGGATCCAGTGTAA
- the RADX gene encoding RPA-related protein RADX isoform X1 — translation MTAGSRGRPRQRPGPRLSPGKGGQDAVMQDPTSEPAEESREAASAEGGGAFCLQRVFEEVQGSSQLSAAPAEPPAVTVVAVERYLAQAPPAASPQYWYDLTLADGARWHRCHLAPRLNGLVQRARLRAGTRLRLTRCSYRYDERRLNRGFFCLEGLEREGGTGTAAADIPPDGHRPLQPLRGDNRHYLPLWNNEDPYGDVWVPDRPPVQVDVDVSKLTNLGHLEMTWRSRVHFHPLLVRILHKSRLRYYGKPEKKMDMPYQAYFEVADGSGMMSMVLWNSLCPEWYHSMKVGTVLLLAKYAIKSSYPFKTHPTPGDSQMKRFATIEICLNVRDPPTEISIIPEEMVKPEWGLPEVKYRFITRSELDDLPHNHSCDVIGLVTFVGRAERARKREHSEDFWLYRWAHAIDGTSDQPFILELFATSQPDVFERIHPMTYLVCTQMRVMTENPSRTVYLTTSNESQIFITGWHKGQPYTKDAKVKNFIQWTKSQSEADQIKKTVIGGYYPFPRPPDSFLKYCKNNEVESVLKPIGEIGKEIEDLHYREHKRIAVQGIISAIRYISCSNAAEEASGGELVQKDTSQSLGSSSVSKEDYVDKGKNEEVKSFLGPPCTPEEHHQAPLSKRSSVKRKTSRRFRRDAEQGGTSVSPVSSYPYFTRTVRRRLGLDEYQHGHSVQDKNGQAVSDSLQYCTDQEGVNNIAETEEPGRTCGSWQSDLWAQVKDKLLNYFHHSKIFPESIPCKFDYVHKDLLMQQYNLHAAVHQPVEARTDKNINEFKSPNGLGYYEVTVLGINHDIAIDVAFLPLFSPDNSHLFQLEDIQNDTLLSCMSCISACQQKATSSGRLGGTFPLSDEIVKAAKELDGKHVICILDMCHLGDDKVEVFLNKIYKTVEPGVLDPV, via the exons ATGACAGCGGGAAGCCGCGGCCGCCCCCGGCAGCGCCCCGGACCGCGGCTCTCGCCCGGGAAGGGCGGCCAGGACGCTGTCATGCAGGACCCTACCTCGGAACCCGCCGAGGAGAGCCGGGAGGCAGCCTCGGCGGAGGGCGGCGGGGCCTTCTGTCTGCAGAGGGTGTTTGAGGAGGTGCAGGGCTCCTCGCAGCTGAGCGCGGCGCCCGCGGAGCCGCCGGCCGTGACGGTGGTGGCGGTGGAGCGGTACCTGGCGCAAGCGCCGCCCGCCGCCTCCCCCCAGTACTGGTACGACCTGACGCTGGCGGACGGCGCGCGCTGGCACCGCTGCCACCTCGCGCCGCGCCTCAACGGGCTCGTGCAGCGCGCGCGCCTGCGGGCGGGCACGCGCCTCCGCCTGACGCGCTGCTCGTACCGCTACGACGAGAGGCGCCTGAACCGCGGCTTCTTctgcctggaggggctggagcgggaggggggcaccggcaccgccgCCGCGGACATCCCGCCCGACGGGCACcgccctctccagcccctccgCGGGGACAATAGGCACTACCTGCCGCTCTGGAACAACGAGGATCCCTATGGAGACGTGTGGGTACCGGACAGGCCCCCGGTGCAGGTGGATGTGGATG TCTCCAAACTGACTAATCTTGGTCATCTGGAAATGACATGGAGAAGCAGAGTGCATTTCCATCCACTTCTTGTGAGAATCCTGCACAAATCTAGACTAAGGTACTAtggaaaaccagagaaaaaaatggataTGCCTTATCAG GCTTACTTTGAAGTTGCTGATGGCTCAGGCATGATGTCAATGGTTTTGTGGAATTCTCTGTGTCCTGAATGGTATCACAGTATGAAGGTTGGCACAGTGCTGCTCCTTGCCAAGTATGCCATCAAATCCAGTTACCCGTTCAAAACACACCCCACCCCAGGGGATTCACAGATGAAGAGATTTGCTACAATTG aaATTTGCCTTAATGTTCGAGATCCTCCTACCGAAATAAGTATTATTCCAGAAGAAATGGTTAAGCCAGAGTGGGGATTACCTGAAGTTAAATACAGGTTTATCACAAG GTCAGAGCTGGATGACTTACCACACAATCATTCCTGTGATGTTATTGGTCTTGTGACATTTGTCGGAAGGGCTGAGCGagccaggaaaagag AACACAGCGAAGATTTCTGGCTGTATCGTTGGGCACATGCCATTGATGGGACCTCAGACCAGCCGTTCATACTGGAATTGTTTGCAACTTCTCAGCCAGATGTGTTTGAGCGTATTCATCCAA tgacATACTTGGTGTGCACACAGATGAGAGTGATGACTGAGAATCCTTCCAGGACAGTTTACCTTACAACTTCAAATGAAAGTCAAATATTCATTACAG GGTGGCACAAGGGCCAGCCATATACCAAGGATGCCAAAGTGAAAAACTTCATTCAGTGGACCAAATCACAAAGTGAAGCTGatcaaataaagaaaactgtCATCGGTGGCTATTACCCTTTTCCACGACCTCCTGATAGCTTTTTGAAATATTGTAAAAACAATGAAG TTGAATCAGTTTTGAAACCCATAGGTGAAATAGGGAAAGAGATTGAAGACCTGCACTACAGAGAACACAAGCGAATTGCTGTTCAGGGAATAATTAGTGCCATAAGATACATCAGCTGTAGCAATGCAGCAGAAGAAGCCTCAGGAGGGGAATTGGTCCAG AAAGATACCTCTCAGTCTCTTGGAAGTTCTTCTGTGTCCAAAGAAGACTATGTtgacaagggaaaaaatgaagaagttAAATCTTTTCTGGGGCCACCCTGCACTCCTGAGGAACATCACCAAGCTCCGCTGTCAAAGAGGAGTTCAGTCAAGAGAAAAACATCACGCAGATTCAGAAGAGATGCAGAACA GGGAGGTACATCTGTTAGTCCTGTATCATCTTACCCCTATTTTACGCGGACTGTAAGAAGAAGACTTGG ctTAGATGAATATCAGCATGGACATTCTGTGCAAGATAAAAATGGACAGGCTGTGTCAGACAGTTTGCAGTATTGCACAG ATCAAGAAGGAGTGAATAATATAGCTGAAACTGAAGAGCCTGGAAGAACTTGTGGTTCCTGGCAGAGTGACCTGTGGGCACAAGTGAAAGACAAGTTATTGAATTATTTTCATCACAGCAAAATTTTCCCAGAAAGTATCCCATGTAAATTTGATTATGTGCACAAAGACTTACTTATGCAACAGTACAACCTTCATGCTGCAGTGCACCAGCCAGTAGAAGCCAGAACAGATAAAAACATCAATGAGTTTAAAAGTCCTAATGGCCTTGGATATTATGAAGTGACAGTTCTGG GTATAAACCATGACATAGCAATAGATGTTGCTTTTCTTCCACTGTTTTCCCCTGACAATTCCCACTTGTTTCAACTGGAAGACATTCAGAATGATACATTATTGTCTTGTATGAGTTGTATCTCTGCATGCCAGCAGAAGGCCACCAGCAGTGGGAGGCTTGGTGGCACGTTTCCTCTTTCAG ATGAAATTGTAAAAGCAGCGAAGGAGCTCGATGGCAAACATGTTATCTGCATCTTGGACATGTGTCACTTGGGTGATGACAAGGTGGAAGTCTTTCTGAACAAAATCTACAAGACAGTGGAACCAGGTGTGCTGGATCCAGTGTAA